The Sphingomonas sp. LY54 genome includes a region encoding these proteins:
- a CDS encoding family 43 glycosylhydrolase, with protein sequence MGFQLRIDQEGDLRRIAVTAEGRRLDYRVHGPDQNSWRAFFARLADDFGTRKPGSHAERAPAPSNPGLQPLLTQSVSPEILYGYGDPWVFHADGAYYLAATSNDAPAAFPILRSQDLRAWSLAGFAFPEGATPAWATTGFGVGDFWAPEIIRSGDRYILCFSARQQSRELAIGLAWSNRPEGPYEAAPQPLLTGGVIDSHLFADRDGSLYLYWKEDNNGRWPSLLAELLHRRPGLADQIFPAEEDRRTACFLASLWPFAAAREPMERFSILQLLIEAVSDDLAGVEARLRGIAGEEAAIAPIVQAFRTPVRGQRLSPDLRLVDEPFPVIENDLPWEGALIEGMCLWEAGGLYYLIYSANDFSTANYGIGYAVAPGPRGPFRKAGAPLIRSTAEWWGPGHPSVAAGPDGQPTLFLHAYPAGTSGYKSFRAVLAARLRLASGRIALDPAPLG encoded by the coding sequence GTGGGTTTCCAGCTTCGGATCGATCAAGAGGGCGATTTGCGCCGCATCGCCGTGACCGCGGAGGGGCGCAGGCTGGACTATCGGGTGCACGGCCCGGATCAGAATAGCTGGCGCGCCTTTTTCGCGCGCCTCGCCGACGATTTCGGGACGCGCAAGCCGGGCAGCCATGCCGAGCGCGCCCCGGCGCCCTCGAACCCGGGCTTGCAGCCGCTCCTCACGCAAAGCGTGTCGCCGGAGATCCTCTACGGCTACGGCGATCCGTGGGTCTTTCATGCGGACGGCGCTTATTATCTGGCGGCGACGTCGAACGATGCGCCCGCCGCCTTTCCGATCCTGCGCTCGCAGGATCTGCGCGCGTGGAGCTTGGCGGGCTTCGCCTTTCCGGAAGGCGCGACGCCGGCCTGGGCGACGACAGGCTTCGGCGTCGGCGACTTCTGGGCGCCCGAGATCATCCGCAGCGGCGACCGCTACATCCTCTGCTTCTCGGCACGGCAGCAGTCGCGCGAGCTGGCGATCGGCCTTGCCTGGTCGAACCGGCCGGAAGGGCCGTACGAAGCGGCGCCTCAGCCGCTGCTGACCGGCGGCGTGATCGACTCGCACCTGTTCGCCGATCGCGACGGCAGCCTCTATCTCTATTGGAAGGAGGACAATAACGGCCGCTGGCCGTCGCTGCTGGCCGAGTTGCTGCATCGCCGACCGGGGCTGGCGGACCAGATCTTTCCGGCCGAGGAGGATCGCCGCACGGCGTGCTTCCTTGCCTCGCTCTGGCCGTTCGCCGCCGCCCGCGAGCCGATGGAGCGCTTTTCCATCCTCCAGCTGTTGATCGAGGCGGTGAGCGACGATCTCGCCGGCGTGGAGGCGCGGCTGCGCGGCATCGCCGGCGAGGAAGCGGCGATCGCTCCGATCGTCCAGGCCTTCCGCACCCCCGTCCGCGGACAGCGCCTGTCGCCGGATCTTCGGCTCGTGGACGAGCCCTTCCCGGTCATCGAAAACGACCTGCCGTGGGAGGGCGCGCTGATCGAGGGCATGTGCCTGTGGGAAGCCGGCGGGCTTTATTATCTCATTTATTCGGCGAACGATTTCTCCACCGCGAATTACGGCATCGGCTATGCGGTGGCGCCCGGCCCGCGAGGTCCCTTCCGCAAGGCGGGCGCGCCGCTGATCCGGTCCACCGCCGAATGGTGGGGCCCGGGCCACCCCTCCGTCGCCGCCGGCCCGGACGGGCAGCCGACCCTCTTCCTCCATGCCTATCCAGCCGGGACGAGCGGCTACAAGAGCTTCCGCGCCGTGCTCGCGGCGCGGCTGCGGCTCGCAAGCGGGCGCATCGCGCTCGATCCCGCTCCGCTCGGCTGA
- a CDS encoding dipeptidase, producing MRRALFLSLPLLLAIPASAHDTVGDVDRLRHEQMLVLDTHLDTPVLFERNGWNFDEWHEYGFDHSQVDLPRMEAGGLDGGFFVIYTPQGELTPAGFQQARDRALMRGLAIQRVVAQNRDKMELAYTAADAERIHKSGKRIVYQSIENSYPLGNDLSLLSTFYRMGVRMAGPVHSKNNQLADSTTDKPRWNGLSPLGKQWVAEMNRLGMVIDGSHSSDAAFDQLLALSKTPIILSHSGSKTLYDHPRNIDDERLRRLAKAGGVMQINSVFLAASDNSPERSAIEKRKAKWLDLTAAQRRQLIADQAALDAKQPAMTGDFDLFMKSILHAIKVMGVDHVGLGADWDGGGGLNGMQDITILPRITARLHQAGYSDADIEKIWSGNLLRVMRAAEKGAQKS from the coding sequence ATGCGTCGTGCCCTGTTCCTGTCGCTGCCCCTCCTGCTCGCCATTCCCGCTTCGGCGCACGACACGGTCGGCGACGTCGACCGGTTGCGCCACGAGCAGATGCTGGTGCTCGACACCCATCTCGACACGCCGGTCCTGTTCGAGCGCAACGGCTGGAATTTCGACGAGTGGCACGAATATGGCTTTGACCACAGCCAGGTCGATCTGCCGCGCATGGAAGCGGGCGGCCTCGATGGCGGCTTCTTCGTCATCTATACGCCGCAGGGCGAGCTGACGCCGGCCGGCTTCCAGCAGGCGCGGGACAGGGCATTGATGCGCGGCCTCGCCATCCAGCGCGTGGTCGCCCAGAATCGCGACAAGATGGAGCTGGCCTACACGGCCGCCGATGCGGAGCGGATCCACAAGAGCGGCAAGCGCATCGTCTATCAGTCGATCGAGAACAGCTATCCGCTCGGCAACGACCTGTCGCTGCTGAGCACCTTCTACCGGATGGGCGTGCGCATGGCCGGGCCGGTCCATTCGAAGAACAACCAACTCGCCGACAGCACCACCGACAAGCCGCGCTGGAACGGGCTCAGCCCGCTCGGCAAGCAATGGGTCGCCGAGATGAACCGGCTCGGCATGGTGATCGACGGCAGCCATTCGTCGGACGCGGCCTTCGACCAGCTGCTCGCGCTGTCGAAAACCCCGATCATCCTGTCGCATTCGGGATCTAAGACGCTTTACGACCATCCCCGCAACATCGACGACGAGCGGCTGCGCAGGCTCGCCAAGGCAGGCGGCGTGATGCAGATCAACTCGGTCTTCCTCGCCGCCAGCGACAATTCGCCGGAGCGGAGCGCGATCGAGAAGCGCAAGGCGAAGTGGCTCGACCTCACCGCCGCGCAACGCCGCCAGCTGATCGCCGACCAGGCGGCGCTGGACGCCAAGCAGCCGGCCATGACCGGCGACTTCGACCTGTTCATGAAGAGCATCCTTCACGCCATCAAGGTGATGGGCGTCGATCATGTCGGCCTCGGCGCCGACTGGGACGGCGGCGGCGGCCTCAACGGCATGCAAGACATCACGATTTTGCCGAGGATCACGGCGCGGCTCCACCAGGCCGGCTATTCGGACGCGGACATCGAGAAGATCTGGAGCGGCAACCTGCTGCGCGTGATGCGCGCGGCCGAAAAGGGCGCGCAGAAATCCTGA
- a CDS encoding Hsp20 family protein, with product MRSAFDFTPYRRSTVGFDRLFDFLENAARSEPSDNYPPFDLEKVSDDRYRVTLAVAGFSQDEIDITARQNLMVIAGRKAENRGRDGNYLHMGIATRAFERRFELADFVRVENAELKDGLLTVDLVREIPEAMKPQKIAINSGAARPIEAQADETRTIEAEAEAA from the coding sequence ATGAGAAGCGCTTTTGACTTTACCCCCTACCGCCGCAGCACGGTCGGCTTCGACCGGCTGTTCGACTTCCTGGAAAATGCCGCGCGGTCCGAACCGTCGGACAATTATCCGCCGTTCGACCTCGAGAAGGTGAGCGACGACCGCTACCGCGTGACGCTAGCCGTCGCCGGCTTCAGCCAGGACGAGATCGACATCACGGCCCGCCAGAATTTGATGGTGATCGCCGGCCGCAAGGCCGAGAATCGCGGGCGTGACGGCAATTATCTCCACATGGGGATCGCCACCCGGGCGTTTGAGCGCCGCTTCGAGCTCGCCGATTTCGTGCGGGTCGAGAATGCCGAACTCAAGGACGGCCTGCTCACCGTCGATCTGGTGCGCGAGATTCCCGAGGCGATGAAGCCGCAGAAGATCGCGATCAACTCGGGCGCGGCGCGTCCGATCGAAGCCCAGGCCGACGAGACGAGGACGATCGAGGCCGAGGCCGAAGCGGCCTGA